One Zeugodacus cucurbitae isolate PBARC_wt_2022May chromosome 3, idZeuCucr1.2, whole genome shotgun sequence genomic region harbors:
- the LOC105217065 gene encoding interaptin isoform X2: MHHLYPSLKGDQLCPLGFHPQTRYPTRCKRCFRDYKEHGGRRGIEDVAVSSPNLTDGGNSRPSSRTWTSTQNLSSFNGTGSNNDIELKRRPQSWASTPDIDEAEEQTKSNSRPSGRAQENDVDVTVKLPVPPRRHTTALDIKEVEDSTSKAASSSSTPSPSRNSIPEDLIILSTDSLAERVRKMNLLKKQRQSSRESSRERSIPKKSDDSDNNSSSDTESKAPPDRPERSKSNTSMAEAAAKRNSLPPKKISTSSTASTTSSTSMTTSTASAGITPKAVSTASSATNGARTNSTSTTAKSAASTSTSTAMKQQKEEARRLKSAEDVEFMLKIKDTKYAHKRQSHDTSSLTTETTETTLVGPNDRELQDDLKRLRADYDAMKLRAERAEREKSDILLRRLASMDTASNRTAASEALALQQKVNEMKEQLEKVNEEKRKLNIRMKEIENNPKGNEYELKRKLQAAEQLCEELMEENQDAKKEIINLQAEMDELQDTYRDDEVKAKTNLQKELEKMTKNCRILNFKLKKYERKVEIMEQEKQNNYNTDLLTKVNKLEEELRFANELTRKLQTEAEELRNPGKRKTPMLGIIGKSTSADANPQPPLQLMRDLQDSVERESDLKDQLKFAEEERQKLLTKLNARVGINVGTQTLELTEILCFPRGTQTHRQSYEDAGVETDSVLTNDTATEVLVDICDNFTQMDETKSVEVDTQTQTIETREVYIETISNICNASTETERVEVFDVSTETENRKPSFDVQKSFCDRECSPFAMVFASVAPRATPTLLFPTAMSQALMSGASAATRKLSPIPHRLAPESAAERDEGISDEDDPAELRILLELNEQEAAILRQRVDDLEKENRETKKHVRELQEKVHQVESGDKKSSLLSFNSTPINAADKKLKALTEELMQLRKSLSDKDRTIERLQSEIAAKTGSALPQDANVDAKRQLKLVEQEAAVLRTKISTLESENEKLLKDNKRMQLQALRKSTSQDKNGANGEELTKLKESLEKIERERNELDGKLKLILQEAEEKLPARTPKRVTDLTPKNHLKKWVEELEDEIREMRVIVLNSGGDKVKTLETEKTSLEEQLQKSKQRLSVAESDIDRLKTLTSSTPKLSELEQKLKKSDDEAKKYSSKVKELEDKIKKQDNQIKQIEAAKAALETQTKRDKEKQTTLEKDYEKERKEREKLESKLAQLDADLASVKKSAEKTKATLEKEVKELKTKSSKSDSKQVQELKKQIEELQKEVADENKRYKDLNTHWEKLSEETILMRAQLSTEKDNMQVELNSLRQKLNEMDEIRMERTELTRKLSEMKRKLQEAESKQIKNGASEYEKTLLKNKLAEKEQEYDRLRRENEMNIDLVFQLRKENDDLSSKLNDFNRIEQAQYSINEHSSSLQAEIKALKTKLQNSELQMKSEVASTRLRYEQQVKNLSAELTSMQRQCEKFKKDRDAFKQMLESAQKKIGDLKANSTGRQSRNSMHSSDDDDKSKIAYLEQQIGCLEDQLVEARLEVSKVKTELVSERSANEIKISEMQSKLNEFEEERVIGSGRTKIPGMKTKLELSWQKEREDQQRLLQETSTLARDLRQTLFEVERERDKERLESKRRLEQLKRSTEEEMEEGRRKIAELQCDLLELRDVHAKLRTSNEKLRRERERYEKELVKRRMEQDGGERKVGALLQTVDELVKIAPDLKMATASSRSTSSSGNTLRPDSAGTARQRSRSPSPSSALNNSQITNVLARLAEASEELRKFQRLSEDENERTRMRRSNLRRAASQENDPHGSQSSVASAAGSTRNGSKLSRSGHNGSLIRKSLSLDHSIQKDQNIWRQDDGSVSSMQSIDSELGGMVRDSSFDSRLDSRLSGGSTQSDIPRGPRKKKKSLMGKLRSLTKSSRNSESEVSIQGSDSDISVASDMRASKKDLRGRLSGMFKRAGSTSRSESTERMASENRPVAVTVVGDENGPQPRDPPPANAATAKPIRAAIKPPTPTTPLTKRRAAK, from the exons ATGCATCACCTGTATCCGTCGTTAAAAGGTGACCAATTATGTCCGCTGGGGTTTCATCCCCAGACCCGCTATCCGACACGCTGCAAACGTTGCTTTCGTGACTATAAGGAGCATGGCGGACGGCGGGGTATTGAAGATGTGGCCGTCTCATCGCCCAACTTAACGGACGGCGGCAATTCTAG ACCTTCATCGCGCACATGGACCTCAACACAAAATCTGTCGAGTTTTAATGGCACGGGGAGTAACAATGATATTG AACTAAAGAGACGTCCACAATCATGGGCTTCCACACCGGATATCGACGAGGCTGAAGAACAGACGAAGAGCAATTCGCGGCCCAGTGGTCGTGCGCAGGAAAACGATGTGGATGTGACGGTGAAGTTACCCGTGCCGCCACGTCGGCATACGACAGCGTTGGATATAAAGGAG GTGGAGGATTCCACATCGAAGGCAGCATCCTCATCGTCCACGCCATCACCCTCGCGTAATAGTATTCCGGAGGATCTAATCATCCTCTCCACAGACAGCCTCGCCGAACGGGTACGTAAAATGAATTTGTTGAAGAAGCAGCGCCAAAGTTCCCGAGAATCCAGTCGCGAACGTTCAATTCCCAAGAAGAGCGATGA TAGTGATAACAATTCATCCAGCGATACTGAGAGCAAAGCGCCACCCGATCGACCAGAACGCAGCAAATCGAACACATCCATGGCAGAAGCTGCGGCCAAACGTAATTCGCTGCCGCCGAAGAAGATTTCCACTTCCAGCACAGCATCCACAACTTCCTCCACTTCTATGACAACTTCCACAGCAAGCGCAGGTATCACGCCGAAAGCGGTGAGTACAGCGTCGTCGGCAACAAATGGTGCGCGTACGAATTCCACAAGCACAACAGCCAAGTCAGCTGCAAGTACTTCAACCTCTACCGCAATGAAGCAACAAAAGGAAGAAGCGCGACGGTTGAAGTCTGCAGAAGATGTGGAGTTTATGCTGAAAATTAAAGATACCAAGTATGCGCATAAAAGACAATCACACGATACAAGTTCCCTTACGACGGAAACGACAGAAACCACACTGGTTGGTCCGAACGATAGAGAGCTGCAAGATGACCTAAAGCGGTTGCGTGCCGACTACGATGCGATGAAATTACGTGCTGAACGTGCCGAACGCGAGAAAAGTGATATTTTGTTGCGTCGGCTCGCCTCGATGGACACCGCCTCGAATCGGACCGCAGCCTCTGAGGCTTTAGCGTTGCAGCAAAAGGTTAACGAAATGAAGGAGCAATTGGAGAAAGTAAACGAAGAGAAACGTAAGCTGAATATACGGATGAAAGAGATCGAGAACAATCCGAAAGGTAACGAGTACGAGTTAAAACGTAAACTACAGGCAGCCGAGCAGCTGTGTGAAGAGCTGATGGAGGAGAATCAGGATGCAAAGAAGGAGATTATCAATTTGCAGGCTGAAATGGATGAGTTGCAAGACACCTATCGGGATGATGAGGTGAAGGCGAAAACAAATCTGCAAAAGGAGCTGGAGAAGATGACGAAGAACTGTCGAATACTCAATTTCAAGCTTAAGAAATACGAACGTAAGGTTGAGATAATGGAAcaggaaaaacaaaacaactacaATACAGATTTATTGACCAAGGTCAATAAGCTTGAAGAAGAGCTGCGTTTTGCAAACGAACTAACGCGTAAATTACAA acTGAAGCTGAGGAGTTGCGCAATCCAGGCAAAAGAAAGACGCCTATGTTAGGCATTATTGGCAAGTCCACATCTGCGGACGCAAATCCACAACCTCCGCTGCAATTAATGCGCGACTTGCAAGATTCTGTGGAACGCGAATCGGATTTGAAGGACCAGCTGAAATTTGCAGAGGAAGAG CGTCAAAAGTTGCTTACGAAATTGAATGCTAGAGTTGGCATAAACGTTGGTACTCAGACATTGGAACTCACCGAGATTTTATGTTTTCCACGTGGCACTCAAACGCACAGACAGTCTTACGAGGATGCTGGCGTTGAAACCGATTCAGTTCTTACAAACGACACGGCGACTGAAGTGCTAGTGGATATATGCGATAACTTCACACAAATGGATGAAACGAAAAGCGTCGAAGTCGATACACAAACGCAAACTATTGAAACACGCGAAGTCTACATAGAGACTATTAGTAATATTTGCAATGCTTCCACTGAAACGGAACGTGTCGAGGTATTTGACGTCAGCACAGAAACAGAGAATAGAAAACCTTCCTTCGATGTGCAAAAATCTTTCTGTGATCGTGAATGTTCACCATTCGCGATGGTGTTTGCCTCGGTGGCGCCTAGGGCAACGCCAACATTACTCTTTCCAACCGCAATGTCGCAAGCACTCATGTCGGGCGCTAGTGCAG CCACACGCAAGCTGAGCCCGATACCACATCGTCTGGCGCCCGAATCGGCGGCTGAACGTGACGAAGGTATATCTGATGAAGACGATCCCGCTGAATTACGCATACTTTTGGAACTGAACGAACAAGAGGCGGCGATTCTGCGTCAGCGTGTTGATGATTTGGAAAAGGAGAATCGGGAAACTAAAAAGCATGTCAGAGAGCTGCAGGAGAAAGTACATCAAGTTGAATCGGGTGACAAGAAGTCTTCTTTGCTCTCGTTCAACTCAACGCCTATAAATGCTGCCGATAAAAAATTGAAAGCGCTCACTGAGGAGCTTATGCAGTTACGCAAATCTCTCTCCGACAAAGATCGCACAATCGAACGCTTACAGTCGGAGATTGCGGCTAAAACTGGTTCCGCGCTGCCGCAAGATGCCAATGTAGATGCGAAGCGTCAACTGAAATTGGTCGAACAAGAGGCGGCGGTGTTGCGCACGAAAATTTCAACTTTGGAgagtgaaaatgaaaagttGCTGAAGGATAACAAACGTATGCAATTGCAGGCACTACGCAAGAGCACGTCGCAGGATAAAAATGGCGCGAACGGCGAAGAGCTTACGAAATTAAAGGAATCGCTTGAAAAAATAGAACGTGAACGCAATGAGTTGGATGGTAAGTTGAAGTTAATACTACAGGAGGCCGAAGAGAAATTGCCCGCACGCACACCGAAACGTGTGACAGATCTGACGCCTAAGAATCATTTGAAGAAATGGGTCGAAGAGTTGGAGGATGAAATTCGCGAAATGCGTGTGATAGTATTGAATAGTGGTGGAGATAAAGTGAAGACGCTTGAGACTGAGAAGACGTCTCTGGAAGAGCAACTGCAGAAATCCAAGCAACGTTTGTCTGTCGCAGAGAGTGATATTG aTCGTTTGAAGACACTTACAAGTTCTACACCGAAACTAAGTGAATTGGAGCAGAAGTTGAAAAAGTCCGACGACGAAGCTAAGAAATATAGTTCTAAAGTTAAGGAACTGGAAGATAAGATCAAGAAACAAGATAATCAg ATCAAGCAAATTGAAGCCGCAAAAGCCGCTTTGGAAACGCAGACCAAGCGTGACAAAGAAAAGCAAACCACACTGGAAAAGGACTACGAGAAGGAGCGCAAAGAGCGCGAGAAACTCGAGTCTAAACTTGCACAATTGGATGCCGATCTTGCAAGCGTTAAAAAATCAGCAGAAAAAACTAAAGCCACGCTTGAGAAGGAAGTGAAGGAACTCAAAACCAAGTCCTCGAAATCGGATTCCAAACAAGTGCAAGAActcaaaaaacaaattgaagagTTACAGAAAGAAGTAGCCGATGAAAATAAACGCTATAAGGATTTGAATACACATTGGGAAAAATTGTCGGAAGAAACGATACTTATGCGCGCACAACTAAGCACCGAGAAGGACAATATGCAAGTGGAGCTGAACTCGCTGCGACAGAAACTCAATGAAATGGATGAAATACGTATGGAACGTACAGAACTGACAAGAAAACTGAGTGAAATGAAGCGTAAACTACAAGAAGCCGAGtcgaaacaaattaaaaacggCGCATCTGAATATGAAAAGACATTGCTGAAGAACAAATTGGCTGAAAAGGAGCAAGAATATGATCGTCTACGACGTGAAAATGAGATGAATATAGATTTAGTATTTCAGTTACGTAAGGAAAATGATGACTTGAGCAGTAAACTAAATGACTTTAATCGCATTGAGCAAGCGCAGTATTCGATTAACGAGCACAGTAGTAGCTTGCAGGCCGAAATTAAAGCGCTGAAAACGAA GCTACAGAATTCTGAGCTACAGATGAAGTCCGAGGTTGCATCTACAAGATTGCGTTATGAgcaacaagttaaaaatttgagTGCCGAACTCACTTCCATGCAG CGCCAATGTGAGAAGTTCAAAAAGGATCGTGATGCCTTCAAACAAATGTTGGAGTCTGCACAGAAAAAGATCGGTGATCTAAAAGCGAACAGCACAGGGCGTCAAAGTCGCAACTCAATGCATAGCAGTGATGATGATGACAAGAGTAAAATTGCCTATCTTGAACAACAG ATTGGCTGCCTAGAGGATCAACTAGTCGAAGCACGTCTCGAGGTGAGCAAAGTAAAGACAGAGCTTGTATCAGAGCGCAGCGCAAATGAGATCAAAATATCCGAGATGCAATCTAAACTCAATGAATTCGAGGAAGAGCGTGTCATTGGCTCAGGACGCACAAAAATACCGGGCATGAAAACGAAACTGGAACTCTCGTGGCAGAAGGAGCGAGAAGATCAACAGCGTCTACTACAAGAAACTTCAACTTTGGCACGTGATTTACGACAGACACTTTTCGAAGTTGAACGCGAGCGCGACAAAGAGCGACTGGAGTCAAAGCGGCGTTTAGAGCAATTGAAACGTTCGACCGAAGAGGAGATGGAGGAAGGACGCAGAAAGATCGCCGAGTTGCAATGTGATTTGCTGGAATTGCGCGATGTGCACGCTAAACTGCGCACATCAAATGAAAAACTGCGACGCGAACGTGAACGTTATGAGAAGGAGTTGGTAAAGCGACGCATGGAGCAAGATGGTGGTGAGCGTAAAGTTGGCGCTTTGTTACAAACCGTCGATGAATTGGTAAAAATAGCACCAGATCTGAAGATGGCGACAGCAAGTAGTCGCTCCACATCGAGCAGTGGCAACACATTGCGACCGGATTCGGCGGGTACAGCGCGACAGCGCAGTCGCAGTCCATCGCCAAGCAGCGCGCTCAATAACTCACAAATAACAAATGTGTTGGCGCGTTTGGCAGAGGCATCTGAAGAGTTGCGCAAGTTCCAGCGTCTCAGTGAAGATGAGAACGAGCGCACACGCATGAGACGTAGCAATCTGCGGCGTGCAGCATCGCAAGAAAATGACCCACACGGCAGCCAGAGTTCGGTGGCTAGCGCTGCTGGTTCCACACGCAATGGTTCTAAGCTTTCGCGCTCAGGACATAATGGTAGTTTAATACGGAAGAGTCTGTCACTGGATCATTCAATACAGAAGGATCag AATATTTGGCGGCAGGATGACGGCAGCGTCTCATCAATGCAGTCTATTGATTCCGAATTGGGTGGCATGGTGCGTGATAGCAGCTTTGACTCACGACTGGACTCACGTTTATCGGGTGGCTCAACACAGAGTGACATACCACGCGGTCCGcgtaagaagaagaaaagcTTAATGGGAAAACTGCGTAGTCTAACGAAGAGTAGTCGTAATTCCGAGAGTGAAGTGTCG ATTCAAGGATCTGACTCTGATATTAGTGTGGCCAGTGATATGCGAGCCAGCAAAAAAGACTTACGTGGTCGCCTATCGGGTATGTTTAAACGCGCGGGATCAACATCTCGTAGTGAGAGTACCGAACGTATGGCGTCCGAAAATCGTCCGGTCGCGGTAACAGTAGTGGGTGATGAGAATGGTCCACAGCCGCGTGATCCTCCGCCAGCGAATGCTGCCACAGCGAAACCAATTCGTGCTGCG ATAAAACCACCGACGCCCACAACGCCGCTGACAAAACGACGTGCCGCCAAGTAG